In one Culex quinquefasciatus strain JHB chromosome 2, VPISU_Cqui_1.0_pri_paternal, whole genome shotgun sequence genomic region, the following are encoded:
- the LOC119766439 gene encoding uncharacterized protein LOC119766439, whose amino-acid sequence MSLLKEAADPDSEANFDFYKALFGDEKAEEASEVPSKTDLEIKEDVKQSSLLARSRSLRESSLDSQLYRRRRTSSFQRELMIVQSIRKLSSIKTEIDAEFVVREQSKKPVPPEIIHHVEAQHKAMVESLSKTLEQTREKLLKIGSTVVDKSSRTKSSAPMESLLAKMDLVRENLSKKRRKLIVSFCVLDQLNKHNTELDQRIQNIRLEDLHDLQVEVNRTGEKIDETRKQMAKARSRYESDLCMASHIREKWYVFQNKILGQLEDKYEMDRDIRESRVYMCGLLKRKQQLRKERLQLKKQCRLIDNEALLRKYDDAVEGIAAIRAYTKKFNEL is encoded by the exons ATGTCACTCCTGAAGGAAGCAGCTGATCCGGACTCGGAAGCAAACTTCGACTTCTACAAAGCTCTATTTGGCGATGAAAAGGCCGAGGAAGCATCCGAGGTCCCATCCAAGACTGACCTCGAGATTAAGGAAGATGTGAAACAGTCCTCTCTGCTAGCCAGATCCAGGTCACTGCGGGAGTCTTCACTGGATAGTCAGCTGTACCGTCGTAGGAGGACTTCCAGCTTTCAGCGCGAGTTGATGATTGTCCAGAGCATAAGAAAGCTCAGTTCGATCAAGACAGAAATAGATGCAGAGTTCGTCGTCCGGGAACAATCCAAAAAACCCGTTCCTCCGGAAATAATACATCATGTGGAAGCTCAGCACAAAGCTATGGTAGAATCGTTAAGCAAAACCCTGGAACAGACTCGTGAGAAGCTGCTCAAGATTGGATCGACGGTCGTAGATAAATCCTCTCGTACCAAATCTTCTGCTCCAATGGAATCCCTTCTGGCCAAAATGGACCTGGTTCGTGAGAATCTCTCCAAGAAGCGTCGCAAGCTGATAGTCTCGTTCTGCGTGCTAGACCAACTCAACAAACATAACACAGAACTCGATCAGCGCATCCAGAACATTCGGCTAGAGGATCTGCACGACCTGCAGGTCGAGGTCAACCGAACCGGTGAAAAGATCGACGAAACCCGAAAGCAAATGGCCAAAGCGCGATCCCGATACGAGAGTGACCTCTGCATGGCGTCGCACATCCGCGAAAAGTGGTACGTCTTCCAGAACAAAATCCTGGGCCAACTCGAGGACAAGTACGAGATGGATCGGGACATCCGGGAGAGTCGCGTCTACATGTGCGGGCTGCTCAAGCGGAAGCAACAGCTGCGGAAGGAGCGGCTCCAGCTTAAGAAACAGTGCCGACTCATCGATAATGAAGCGTTATTGCGAAAATATGACGACGCCGTGGAGGGG ATTGCCGCTATCCGTGCCTACACGAAGAAATTTAATGAACTATGA